In Risungbinella massiliensis, a single window of DNA contains:
- a CDS encoding aldo/keto reductase: MTRKIQLGKTDLYVNPIGLGTNAVGGHNLYPNLDEQVGKDLVRAALDHGMNFLDTAYIYGPERSEELIGEVLKEAGVREGVVLATKGAHKFVGKDIVFDNSPAFLKQSVEDSLKRLQTDYIDLYYIHFPDQETPKDEAVGALKQLKDEGKIRAIGVSNFSIEQLKEANKDGYVDVYQGEYNLLQRDAEKELLPYAIEHNISFIPYFPLASGLLAGKYNKEMVFHDLRAKMPHFQGEAFVQNLEKVELIRKIAEAKGVEVAHVVLAWYLTQDGIDALIPGAKRADQVLNNLKTLDVRLTDEEIKEIDRIFR; encoded by the coding sequence ATGACAAGAAAAATACAACTCGGAAAAACAGATTTGTATGTAAATCCTATTGGACTTGGCACAAATGCAGTTGGTGGACATAATCTTTATCCTAACTTAGATGAACAAGTGGGAAAAGACTTAGTTCGGGCAGCATTGGATCATGGTATGAATTTCTTGGATACGGCTTATATTTACGGACCAGAACGTTCAGAGGAATTAATTGGGGAAGTTCTGAAAGAAGCAGGTGTTCGAGAAGGTGTCGTCCTTGCTACAAAAGGAGCTCACAAGTTTGTTGGAAAAGACATTGTGTTTGACAATTCACCTGCTTTTCTAAAGCAATCGGTAGAAGATAGTTTGAAACGGTTGCAAACGGATTACATAGATTTGTATTATATTCATTTTCCAGATCAAGAAACACCAAAAGACGAGGCAGTTGGTGCTTTAAAACAGCTCAAAGATGAAGGCAAAATTAGAGCAATTGGTGTGTCTAACTTTTCTATTGAGCAACTGAAAGAAGCGAATAAAGATGGTTATGTTGATGTCTATCAAGGGGAATACAATTTATTGCAACGTGACGCAGAGAAAGAACTATTACCATATGCTATAGAACACAACATCTCCTTTATTCCATACTTTCCTCTCGCATCTGGCTTGCTAGCTGGTAAATACAATAAAGAGATGGTATTCCATGATCTTCGTGCCAAAATGCCTCATTTTCAAGGTGAAGCATTTGTACAAAATCTAGAAAAAGTGGAGCTTATACGTAAGATTGCAGAGGCTAAAGGTGTAGAAGTTGCCCATGTTGTGTTGGCTTGGTATTTAACCCAAGATGGAATAGACGCTTTGATCCCCGGTGCAAAGAGAGCAGATCAGGTATTAAACAATTTAAAAACATTGGATGTACGTTTAACGGATGAAGAGATAAAAGAGATTGATCGTATTTTTCGATAA
- the dhaK gene encoding dihydroxyacetone kinase subunit DhaK: MKKLINNPEEVVRDMIDGMVFAHPDKLQNLEDTTVLIRANAPTKGKVGLVSGGGSGHEPSHAGFVGIGMLDAAVAGEVFTSPTPDQIFEAIKAVDSGKGVLLIIKNYSGDVMNFEMAAELAEMEGIQVAKVIVNDDVAVEDSTYTTGRRGIAGTVLVHKIAGALAEREASLEELEQVANKVIRNVRSMGMSLTSCTVPAAGRPGFEINENEMEIGMGIHGEPGIYRTEIASANDVAEILLTRVLDDMKLTNGDRVAVMINGLGATPLMELYIINKRISQLLQEKGIAVFDTFVGEYMTAIEMAGCSVTLLKLDDQLIDLLDAPVDTIAWKK; the protein is encoded by the coding sequence TTGAAAAAGTTAATCAATAATCCGGAAGAAGTAGTACGAGATATGATTGATGGTATGGTGTTTGCACATCCAGACAAACTGCAAAATTTAGAAGATACAACTGTTCTAATTCGTGCAAATGCTCCCACAAAAGGGAAAGTAGGGCTGGTTAGTGGTGGCGGAAGCGGACATGAACCATCTCACGCAGGTTTTGTTGGGATCGGTATGCTCGATGCAGCAGTCGCTGGAGAAGTCTTTACTTCCCCAACTCCAGACCAAATCTTCGAAGCAATCAAAGCAGTAGATTCAGGAAAAGGAGTACTTTTAATTATTAAAAACTACTCTGGAGATGTAATGAATTTTGAGATGGCAGCCGAGTTGGCAGAAATGGAAGGGATTCAGGTTGCCAAAGTCATCGTAAATGATGATGTTGCAGTGGAGGATAGTACTTATACAACTGGGCGGAGAGGAATTGCCGGAACTGTTTTGGTTCACAAGATCGCTGGAGCTCTTGCTGAAAGGGAAGCTTCTTTAGAGGAACTAGAACAAGTGGCAAACAAAGTCATCCGGAATGTACGAAGCATGGGAATGTCTTTGACTTCATGCACTGTTCCTGCCGCTGGGAGACCTGGTTTTGAGATTAATGAAAACGAGATGGAAATCGGAATGGGGATTCATGGAGAGCCTGGGATTTATCGCACGGAAATAGCTTCAGCGAATGATGTAGCGGAGATTCTGTTAACCCGTGTTTTAGATGATATGAAGTTAACGAATGGAGACCGGGTAGCTGTCATGATCAACGGTCTTGGAGCAACTCCATTGATGGAGCTATACATTATAAATAAAAGAATTTCTCAACTTCTACAAGAAAAAGGGATCGCGGTATTCGATACTTTTGTAGGGGAATACATGACAGCCATCGAAATGGCAGGATGTTCCGTCACTCTCCTCAAATTAGATGATCAATTGATAGATCTACTTGATGCACCAGTTGATACCATAGCTTGGAAAAAGTAG
- the trxA gene encoding thioredoxin, translated as MAIVEVTDQNFANNVEAEGTGTVLVDFWAPWCGPCKMLAPILEEVDQEIGDQVKIAKINVDNNPETAGKFGIMSIPTMIVFKDGKMVSKLSGLQPKEQLVEWLKEYA; from the coding sequence ATGGCGATTGTAGAAGTAACAGATCAAAACTTTGCGAATAATGTAGAAGCCGAAGGCACTGGCACAGTTCTAGTAGACTTTTGGGCTCCTTGGTGCGGACCTTGTAAAATGCTCGCTCCAATCCTTGAAGAAGTAGATCAAGAGATAGGCGATCAAGTGAAGATTGCCAAGATCAATGTAGATAACAACCCAGAAACTGCTGGGAAATTTGGTATTATGAGCATTCCAACCATGATCGTTTTCAAAGACGGAAAAATGGTTTCCAAACTATCTGGTCTACAACCAAAAGAACAATTGGTTGAATGGCTGAAAGAATACGCATAA
- a CDS encoding NUDIX hydrolase yields MENEIIKTFDEHGNELGVATRSEVHNKGYWHKTFHCWITSNENGIDYIHLQIRSEWKKDYPDLFDITAAGHILAHESIGDGIREVKEEIGIDVLMDELISMGVIKYCAIKDDFMDKELAHVFLYQSNIHLDEYNLQREEVSGIVKAKFDDFRELWLGEKEEISVEGFEMDDVGNKIPIQMMVNKNQFVPHDLSYYESIIELISKNLKEPE; encoded by the coding sequence ATGGAAAACGAAATAATAAAAACATTCGACGAACATGGAAACGAGTTAGGAGTGGCTACGCGTTCTGAAGTACACAACAAGGGGTACTGGCATAAGACATTCCACTGTTGGATCACGAGTAACGAAAATGGGATAGACTATATTCATTTGCAAATTCGTAGTGAATGGAAAAAGGATTATCCTGATCTTTTCGACATTACCGCTGCTGGACATATATTGGCTCATGAGTCAATTGGGGATGGTATAAGAGAAGTGAAAGAAGAAATAGGAATCGATGTCTTAATGGACGAGCTGATCTCCATGGGTGTGATCAAATATTGTGCCATAAAGGACGACTTTATGGATAAAGAATTAGCTCATGTATTTTTATATCAAAGTAATATTCATTTAGACGAATACAATCTACAAAGAGAAGAAGTTTCGGGGATAGTGAAGGCGAAATTTGATGACTTTCGAGAACTCTGGTTAGGAGAAAAAGAAGAAATTAGCGTGGAAGGTTTTGAGATGGATGATGTTGGAAACAAAATACCGATTCAGATGATGGTAAACAAAAATCAATTTGTCCCACATGACCTATCTTATTATGAGAGCATAATAGAATTAATCAGTAAGAATCTAAAGGAACCAGAATGA
- a CDS encoding histidine phosphatase family protein — protein MEISLIRHGKSKYTEQAQITCKDFKKWVEQYDSHGVFEENVYPANTLEKISQANIVITSDLKRSIESAQILNKNVKTISLPLFRETELPDPDINFWGIKLTSNVWAVLFRCLWLSGYARRCESVSNAKIQRAKKASLLLTEYAQKHKSVALVGHGFFNLLIAKELQKMGWQGKRKSDSKHWHCTTYSM, from the coding sequence ATGGAAATATCATTGATTCGACATGGTAAATCTAAATATACTGAGCAGGCTCAAATAACTTGCAAGGATTTTAAAAAATGGGTTGAACAATATGATTCCCATGGAGTATTCGAAGAGAATGTGTATCCCGCCAATACACTTGAAAAAATTTCACAAGCGAATATAGTGATTACTAGTGATTTAAAAAGATCAATTGAATCAGCACAGATATTAAATAAAAATGTAAAAACCATATCCCTTCCACTATTTCGTGAAACAGAATTGCCTGATCCTGATATCAATTTTTGGGGTATAAAACTAACATCTAACGTATGGGCAGTTCTTTTTCGGTGTTTATGGCTTAGTGGTTATGCAAGGAGATGTGAATCGGTAAGCAATGCCAAAATACAGAGAGCGAAAAAGGCAAGTTTATTATTAACTGAATATGCTCAAAAACATAAATCAGTAGCTTTGGTTGGGCATGGATTTTTTAATTTGTTAATTGCAAAAGAACTACAAAAAATGGGTTGGCAAGGTAAAAGAAAATCGGATTCTAAACATTGGCATTGTACAACTTACTCGATGTAA
- the dhaL gene encoding dihydroxyacetone kinase subunit DhaL, which produces MLIKSEHILQWMGLLNTQIDRHKDYLTGLDQAIGDGDHGINMARGLREINNKIHQSSQQDIGKLLSDIGMVLISKVGGASGPLFGTAFMKAAQAVKGKTEISISELGQALHEAIGGIKLRGKSQVGDKTMLDVWEPVAEYVELNIEALNFRELIIYAKEQMIKTKEIDAKKGRAAYLGSRSIGHLDPGAVSSYFVFETLCLAILGENLSDDLLEATI; this is translated from the coding sequence ATGTTAATCAAATCAGAACATATTTTACAATGGATGGGTTTATTAAATACTCAGATCGATAGACATAAAGATTATCTAACTGGGCTTGATCAAGCAATCGGCGACGGGGATCATGGAATTAACATGGCTAGAGGGTTAAGAGAAATAAATAACAAAATTCATCAAAGTTCACAACAAGACATTGGGAAGTTATTATCCGATATCGGAATGGTACTCATCTCCAAAGTGGGAGGTGCTTCTGGCCCCTTATTTGGTACTGCCTTTATGAAAGCAGCACAAGCTGTTAAAGGAAAAACAGAAATCTCCATTAGTGAACTAGGACAAGCCCTTCATGAAGCGATTGGTGGTATCAAATTGAGAGGAAAATCGCAGGTCGGCGACAAAACGATGCTCGACGTTTGGGAACCTGTTGCTGAGTATGTAGAATTAAATATCGAGGCGTTGAATTTTCGAGAATTGATAATATATGCGAAAGAACAGATGATCAAAACGAAAGAAATAGATGCTAAGAAAGGGCGTGCCGCATATCTAGGAAGCCGTTCTATTGGACACTTGGACCCAGGAGCTGTTTCATCTTATTTTGTGTTTGAGACGCTATGTCTAGCTATACTTGGAGAAAACCTATCCGATGATTTATTAGAGGCGACTATATAA
- the dhaM gene encoding dihydroxyacetone kinase phosphoryl donor subunit DhaM: protein MEHVGIVLVSHSHDLVEGLKKILIQLNSDVPIATAGGTDEEEIGTSALKIQNAIKSVYSQKGVIVFFDLGSALMNTEMALEWLADENLTNIHIADSPIVEGAYAAVVQSGIGSSLEEVIKVTKEAKSFNKL, encoded by the coding sequence ATGGAGCATGTTGGAATTGTTCTTGTTTCTCATAGCCATGATCTAGTAGAAGGGCTAAAAAAAATACTGATCCAATTGAACTCTGATGTTCCCATTGCCACAGCAGGCGGAACGGATGAGGAGGAAATTGGTACTAGTGCCCTTAAAATACAAAATGCCATCAAATCCGTCTATTCCCAAAAGGGAGTTATTGTTTTCTTTGACCTTGGTAGTGCACTGATGAATACCGAAATGGCATTAGAATGGTTAGCAGATGAAAATCTAACCAATATTCATATTGCAGATTCTCCCATTGTAGAGGGTGCTTACGCAGCTGTTGTACAGTCTGGAATCGGCAGTTCTTTAGAAGAAGTGATAAAAGTAACAAAAGAAGCAAAATCGTTTAATAAGCTATAG
- a CDS encoding electron transfer flavoprotein subunit beta/FixA family protein — protein MNILVCLKQTFDTEEKIVIQNGAIVEDGVELVVNPYDEYAVEEAIRLKEAHGGEVTVLTVGTEESKTALRTALAMGADKAVLVDIEEAEGELDEHSIAHIIKATIEEEDLEFDIILCGYMAVDYGSAQVGPRLAELLQIAHISTITKLTIEGEKVIVEKDVEGDQEVIESQLPILLTAQQGLNDPRYPSLPGIMKAKKKPLTTVDLDDLDLEDEKLEAKTTTESLFLPPPKQAGVVLSGEISEQVKELVDRLHKEAKVI, from the coding sequence TTGAATATTTTGGTATGCCTAAAGCAGACCTTTGACACAGAAGAGAAAATTGTGATTCAGAACGGTGCGATTGTAGAAGATGGAGTAGAGTTAGTGGTAAATCCGTATGATGAATATGCGGTGGAAGAAGCGATTCGGTTGAAAGAAGCACACGGTGGAGAAGTAACGGTATTGACAGTAGGTACAGAAGAATCCAAAACGGCACTACGTACAGCTTTAGCAATGGGTGCAGATAAAGCAGTACTAGTAGATATTGAGGAGGCTGAGGGAGAGTTAGACGAGCATTCTATTGCGCACATTATAAAGGCTACGATCGAAGAGGAAGATCTCGAATTTGATATTATCCTTTGTGGTTATATGGCTGTAGATTATGGTTCTGCTCAAGTTGGTCCACGTTTAGCTGAACTACTCCAAATTGCCCATATCTCCACCATTACGAAGTTAACTATTGAGGGAGAAAAAGTAATCGTCGAGAAAGATGTAGAGGGAGATCAAGAGGTGATCGAGAGCCAACTTCCGATTCTCCTAACTGCTCAACAGGGGTTAAATGATCCTCGTTACCCATCTTTACCTGGAATTATGAAAGCAAAAAAGAAACCGCTTACAACAGTGGATCTAGACGATTTAGATCTAGAAGACGAAAAGTTAGAGGCAAAAACCACTACAGAAAGCCTCTTCTTACCTCCACCAAAACAAGCAGGTGTAGTGTTGTCAGGCGAGATCAGTGAACAGGTGAAAGAGCTAGTGGATCGTCTGCATAAAGAAGCGAAAGTAATCTAA
- the uvrC gene encoding excinuclease ABC subunit UvrC, protein MNKTITDKLTLLPDQPGCYLMRNVEDEVIYVGKAKVLKNRVRSYFTGSHDAKTTRLVMDIVDFEYIVTGSELESLILEANLIKKYRPRYNIMLKDDKSYPYLHLTKERHPRLEVTRKVKKDGSKYFGPYPNAGAAQQAKKLLDRLFPLRKCSTLPKRVCLYYHLGQCLAPCEYEVSLETYEEMTKKISSFLNGGYPELKRELAQKMAEAAESLEFERAKEFRDLIADIETVMEKQNIVLPDAIDRDVFGYSVLQGTMCVQVFFVRQGKLIERDVAIFPHFNEPAEDFLTFVAQFYQDQPALPKEVFLPQGVADELVQQLIPQVKVHVPQRGAKKNLVQMATDNATVALKERLALMERDEQRTVRAMEQLGEAMGIGLPKRIEAFDNSNIQGADPVSAMVVFRDGKPDKKEYRKYKIRTITQADDYGTMREVIRRRYIRVLKENLPLPDLILIDGGKGQMAVAMDVLENELGLYVPVAGMVKDDRHQTANLLYGEPPSVVDLKRGTEEFYLVQRIQEEVHRFAISFHRQARGKSMIQSALDNIPGVGEKRKRQLYRHFGSIEKMREASIEEYRKAGIGDKLAKEILQVLRAKQKTPLTDDQA, encoded by the coding sequence GTGAACAAAACTATTACCGATAAACTAACGTTGTTACCAGATCAGCCAGGCTGTTATTTGATGCGAAATGTAGAGGACGAAGTGATCTATGTAGGGAAAGCCAAGGTCTTAAAAAATAGGGTACGATCTTACTTTACTGGGTCACATGATGCGAAGACGACACGTCTCGTCATGGATATCGTCGATTTTGAGTATATTGTCACCGGTTCCGAATTGGAATCACTTATATTGGAAGCCAATTTAATTAAAAAGTATCGTCCGCGCTATAACATCATGTTAAAAGATGACAAATCATATCCGTATCTTCATCTAACAAAAGAACGTCATCCACGACTAGAGGTGACTCGAAAGGTGAAGAAGGATGGTTCCAAGTATTTTGGACCTTATCCAAATGCGGGAGCAGCCCAGCAGGCAAAAAAGCTGCTCGACAGGCTTTTTCCGTTACGTAAGTGTAGTACTCTCCCCAAGCGAGTCTGTCTCTACTACCATCTAGGACAGTGTCTTGCTCCTTGTGAATATGAGGTAAGCTTGGAAACGTATGAGGAGATGACGAAAAAGATCAGTAGCTTCTTAAATGGTGGCTATCCAGAACTAAAGCGTGAACTGGCACAAAAAATGGCAGAAGCAGCCGAGAGTTTGGAGTTTGAGCGTGCTAAAGAGTTTCGAGATCTGATCGCCGATATTGAAACGGTGATGGAGAAACAAAATATTGTATTGCCTGATGCAATTGATCGGGATGTTTTTGGCTATTCCGTGTTGCAAGGGACGATGTGTGTACAAGTCTTTTTTGTACGACAAGGAAAACTGATCGAACGAGACGTTGCGATTTTCCCTCATTTTAACGAGCCAGCAGAAGATTTTTTGACTTTTGTAGCTCAATTTTATCAAGATCAGCCAGCTCTTCCGAAAGAGGTTTTTCTACCGCAAGGAGTGGCAGATGAGTTAGTACAACAGCTGATTCCACAAGTGAAAGTACATGTACCACAACGTGGAGCAAAAAAGAACTTGGTGCAGATGGCGACAGATAACGCTACCGTTGCCCTAAAAGAACGGCTAGCTCTTATGGAACGAGATGAGCAACGTACGGTGCGGGCGATGGAACAGTTAGGAGAAGCGATGGGGATCGGTTTGCCCAAACGGATTGAGGCGTTTGATAACTCCAATATTCAGGGTGCAGATCCCGTCTCCGCAATGGTTGTGTTTCGAGATGGAAAACCAGACAAAAAGGAATATCGAAAATATAAGATTCGAACGATCACTCAAGCAGATGACTATGGCACGATGCGAGAGGTGATTCGTCGTCGTTATATAAGGGTTCTAAAGGAAAACTTGCCACTACCTGATCTGATTTTGATTGATGGAGGAAAGGGTCAGATGGCAGTAGCAATGGATGTATTAGAAAATGAGTTAGGTCTTTATGTTCCGGTAGCAGGAATGGTAAAAGATGATCGTCATCAGACAGCCAATCTATTGTATGGAGAGCCACCTAGTGTTGTTGATTTAAAACGAGGGACAGAAGAGTTTTATCTGGTTCAGCGAATCCAAGAGGAAGTCCACCGTTTTGCAATCTCATTTCATCGTCAAGCACGTGGGAAATCGATGATCCAATCAGCTCTTGATAATATTCCCGGTGTGGGAGAAAAGCGAAAACGTCAGTTGTACCGCCATTTTGGTTCAATTGAAAAGATGAGAGAAGCTTCCATAGAGGAATATCGAAAAGCAGGGATTGGAGATAAACTGGCAAAAGAGATCTTACAAGTACTCAGAGCAAAGCAAAAAACACCACTTACAGATGATCAAGCCTAA
- a CDS encoding TetR/AcrR family transcriptional regulator, giving the protein MAKRTGEKYEAILDAAVKVIAENGYHQAQVSRIAKEAKVADGTIYLYFNNKEDVLISLFSEKMGKFIDDATEQLSHYDSPSEQLYHLIRLHFENLEQDPQLAIVTQIELRQSNPAIRQELGTILKKYFALIDSVIQFGIETGLFRSDLDIRVARKMIFGTLDETASSWIMNDRKYRLVDQIEPIHQLFVGGMGKREPVGVSR; this is encoded by the coding sequence ATGGCAAAACGAACAGGTGAAAAATACGAAGCAATATTAGACGCGGCAGTGAAAGTAATTGCGGAGAATGGTTACCATCAAGCACAGGTTTCTCGGATTGCGAAAGAAGCAAAAGTAGCGGACGGAACTATTTATCTTTACTTTAATAACAAAGAAGATGTATTGATATCTCTCTTTAGTGAAAAAATGGGCAAATTTATTGATGATGCCACTGAACAATTGTCTCATTATGACTCACCAAGTGAACAACTTTATCATCTAATCCGTCTCCACTTTGAAAACTTAGAACAAGATCCTCAGCTTGCAATTGTGACACAGATTGAGTTGCGTCAATCTAACCCTGCGATCCGTCAGGAGTTAGGCACCATCCTAAAAAAATATTTTGCGCTCATCGATAGTGTTATTCAGTTTGGTATTGAAACTGGATTGTTCCGATCTGACTTAGACATTCGGGTGGCTCGCAAAATGATCTTTGGAACGTTAGATGAGACGGCTAGTTCTTGGATTATGAATGATCGTAAGTATCGACTTGTCGACCAGATTGAGCCTATTCATCAACTATTTGTGGGAGGAATGGGCAAGCGTGAGCCTGTAGGTGTTTCAAGATAG
- a CDS encoding electron transfer flavoprotein subunit alpha/FixB family protein: MSTKVLVLADVREQKLRQVALESLAAARKIAGNGEVVAAVLGSNATELGKTLGHHGADQVLVVTDASFDQYTTDAYFQAYRQIIDQVQPDAILTGHTAVGRDISPRLAARLGTGLLSDCTSLEVLDGEIVFTRPIYAGKAFAKKKVQSGMLFATIRPNNIEASSADPNRDVTVTEVSVNLDKSLLRTIVQNVVRKATDGVDLSEARVVISGGRGVKSAEGFQPLQELADVLGAAVGASRGACDSGYCDYALQIGQTGKVVTPDLYIACGISGAIQHVAGMSNSKVIVAINKDPEAPIFQIADYGIVGDLFEVVPLLTQELKQVLNGAKA, translated from the coding sequence ATGAGCACAAAAGTATTGGTTTTAGCAGATGTTCGGGAACAAAAATTACGTCAAGTCGCGCTTGAGAGCCTAGCAGCCGCTCGGAAGATTGCCGGAAATGGGGAAGTAGTAGCTGCTGTATTGGGGAGCAATGCTACAGAATTAGGCAAAACTTTAGGGCACCATGGAGCTGACCAAGTATTGGTGGTGACCGATGCATCTTTTGATCAATATACAACCGATGCCTATTTCCAAGCTTATCGTCAAATTATTGATCAAGTACAACCAGATGCCATTCTTACGGGTCATACGGCGGTAGGACGAGATATTAGCCCACGCCTTGCAGCTCGGCTCGGAACAGGACTTCTTTCGGATTGCACATCTTTAGAAGTCTTGGATGGGGAGATTGTATTCACTCGTCCAATCTATGCAGGAAAAGCATTTGCCAAGAAAAAAGTACAGAGTGGCATGTTGTTTGCTACGATACGTCCAAATAATATCGAAGCGAGTTCAGCTGATCCCAATCGGGATGTTACCGTAACAGAAGTATCGGTGAACTTGGATAAGTCACTACTTCGCACTATTGTCCAAAATGTAGTTCGGAAAGCAACAGATGGTGTAGATCTCAGCGAAGCCCGGGTTGTTATTTCAGGTGGGCGTGGAGTGAAAAGTGCTGAAGGTTTCCAACCACTTCAAGAACTCGCTGATGTTCTAGGTGCTGCGGTAGGTGCTTCTCGTGGTGCTTGCGATTCTGGATATTGTGACTATGCCCTTCAAATTGGTCAAACAGGGAAAGTAGTAACCCCTGATCTCTATATAGCATGTGGCATCTCGGGAGCAATCCAACATGTAGCAGGAATGTCCAACTCAAAAGTGATCGTGGCGATCAACAAAGACCCTGAAGCTCCAATCTTCCAAATAGCGGATTATGGCATAGTTGGTGATCTATTCGAAGTAGTTCCACTTTTAACCCAAGAACTAAAACAGGTTTTAAATGGAGCAAAAGCGTAA
- a CDS encoding cation-translocating P-type ATPase has protein sequence MIRRHGFKLTLINATGFIGMFILSMILYLVLGAIIMGVVGFDFLSIFNELAINPYGAEELLINKLIDSVWIFILVGLLFSIFVIVLSAFYSGGIYKSTAKAVFEDHVSYMDFFIQGFRYWVKLILLCLIQVVVMLVFFGITTLLYSFTIGTSLELWINFLVVIAELIIILPFSFAPIIIVQENVSAFKGVLLSFKLWKSPLSFLWTFITMFLIAVGVMIVFYGIGLLIAFFFGFFSDPTSFDTTNWFGIIVLIIYAIIFLIVFVPFTMTLITVYQVNRYRTTLRPKLFGGGNPPSGGGNGGFTYTPPTDPSPYNGSSPYVGYGNESNDSNNSTPSNYSFGSDPTPSTSNEEEQKPASGTTNTNPSHGGGSSFDPPSSSTPSNDGGNFSFGDQNNYTNYGSDNTNKW, from the coding sequence ATGATTCGTCGTCATGGTTTTAAATTGACATTAATCAATGCAACTGGGTTCATTGGAATGTTTATCTTATCGATGATCCTTTATCTCGTTTTAGGTGCAATCATTATGGGGGTAGTAGGATTTGATTTTCTAAGTATATTTAATGAACTAGCAATCAATCCTTATGGTGCGGAAGAATTACTCATAAACAAATTGATAGATTCCGTTTGGATCTTCATATTAGTAGGACTTCTCTTTTCTATCTTCGTTATCGTTTTGTCGGCTTTCTACTCTGGAGGAATTTATAAGTCCACTGCAAAAGCGGTATTTGAAGATCATGTTAGCTATATGGACTTTTTCATTCAAGGTTTCCGATATTGGGTGAAACTCATTTTGCTTTGCTTGATACAGGTTGTGGTAATGCTTGTCTTTTTTGGAATCACTACATTGTTGTATTCCTTTACCATAGGTACTAGTTTGGAATTATGGATTAACTTTTTGGTAGTGATAGCTGAACTTATTATCATTCTTCCATTTTCCTTTGCTCCCATTATTATCGTTCAGGAAAATGTTTCTGCTTTTAAAGGAGTTCTTCTTTCATTCAAACTATGGAAGAGCCCACTTTCATTTTTATGGACCTTCATCACGATGTTCCTAATCGCTGTCGGTGTTATGATTGTGTTCTATGGAATAGGATTATTAATCGCTTTCTTCTTCGGCTTCTTCTCTGATCCTACCAGTTTCGATACAACAAATTGGTTCGGTATTATAGTACTAATTATCTATGCGATTATCTTTTTAATCGTCTTTGTGCCTTTTACAATGACACTGATTACGGTATACCAAGTAAACCGTTACCGCACTACCTTGCGTCCAAAACTATTTGGAGGTGGAAATCCTCCTTCCGGTGGTGGCAATGGTGGATTTACATATACTCCTCCAACTGATCCATCACCTTATAACGGATCATCACCATATGTTGGTTATGGAAATGAATCCAATGACTCAAATAACTCTACTCCGTCCAACTATAGCTTTGGAAGTGATCCAACACCGTCTACATCTAATGAAGAGGAGCAAAAACCTGCTAGTGGGACGACGAATACAAATCCAAGCCATGGTGGTGGCTCAAGCTTTGACCCTCCGTCAAGTTCGACTCCTTCCAATGATGGCGGGAATTTCAGCTTTGGAGATCAAAATAACTACACCAATTATGGCAGTGACAATACGAATAAATGGTAA